The Alphaproteobacteria bacterium genome contains the following window.
TTGCGGCATAGCTTGGGGGAAAACCTTTTCCCAGACCTCATCCCTGATGACGAAACGTCCCGTGTTCATCAAAACCTCCTTGCAAAAGGAAGTTTGAATCACTTTTTGACGCTCTTGGGAATCCCTTAAATGTCAACAGGCCCTAGTCCGAGAGGATACATAAAGGGCAGGTGTAACTTTTCTGGCACCTCTCCGCTTTATGCCGATCCCGCAACATAGCGCCTTTTCCCCTGCCGCTTGACAGCCCCCGACCCGGGCACGGAAGCTGGCTGCCTGCGGCCCAGGCGGCAATAGACGAACGGAGAGCGAATGGCAACGGCGGGTGGTGCCCCGAGCCGAAGCGTGCTGGCGCTGGCGTTGGTCAGTGCACTGCTGCTGGCCGCTTTCCTCGGCCTGGCGGCCTGGCTCGAGCTGAGCTACGACGAGGCGGCGGCGCCCCCGGGCGTTACGCTGGCAATTGCCATTATCGAGATTACGCCGCCATCCGCACCCGAACCCGGGCCCGTGGCCGCAGCTAAACCCGAACCCGAACCCGAGCCCGAGGTGGGGCCCGAAGCGGAACCCGAACTCGAGCCGAAACCCGAAGCGGTCGAGAAGGCGCCTGCCGCCGCCCCGGTCCCGGCACCTGCCGAGGCCGCCCTCCCGATATCGATGGCGCACGGCCTGCCGCGGCACAAGCCCGTCCAGCCCATCCCCGCCCGCAAACCCGCCCGCAAACCGGCGCCGGCCGCCGCCCCGCCGCCGCCGCCGCCGCCCCCCCCGGCGCTGCAGCTAATTGTCGAGCCCGAAGATCTGACGGCCTGTCGCGAGGCTACGGACCTGGCCGGCAAGGGCCTGCCGGAACGCCAGGTCGAGCTTTATTCGCGCTGCATCGAGAGCGGCCGGCTGGAGCCCGCCAATCTGGCGCTGGCCCACGGCGACCGCGGCACGGCCTATCGTGAACTGGGCCGGCCGGAGCCGGCGTTCAGCGACTTCACCCGGGCCCTCGAGATCGAGCCGGGCTTGGCCGCCGGCCGTCTCAATGTCGGCGACCTGCTGCGCGCTGATGGCCGGCCCAGACAGGCGATCGTCAGCTACGACCGGGCCCTCGAGCTCGATCCCAAGCTGGCCACGGCCTACAGCAATCGGGGCCTGGCCTACAAGATGACCGGCCGCAATCAGCGGGCGCTCGACGATTTCGGCCGGGCGCTGGATCTCAAGCCCGACTTCGCCGGCGCCTATTTCAATCGCTGCTCGACGCTCTTCGACATGCAGCGCTATGACGAAGCCATCGCTGATTGCCAGCAGGCCCTGAGCCACGGCCGCGACCGCCGCACCAATGCCCAGGCCCACAACAATCTCGGTCAGGCCCACAAGGCAAAGGGCGAATACGCCCGGGCGGTAAGCCAATTCCAGGCCGCCATCGACGCCCTGCCGGCCTATGCCGCGCCCTACAACAACCTGGCCTGGCTCCATGCCACCGCCGCCGACCCCGCCTTCCGTGACGGCGTCGAGGCGCTGCGCCTGGCTCGCGAGGCGGTGTCGCGCCGGGAACAGGCCGATACCGTCGACACCCTGGCCGCCGCCCAGGTGGAAAACCGCCGCTACGACGAGGCCGTGGCGCAATACCTGCGGGCCATGCGCCTGGGCGGCGCGGACATGGTCAAGGCCTACCAGCAAGACCTCAGGGCCAAGGGCTGCTACCACGGCGACAGTGAAGGCAGTTTGACGATGGAACTTCGCCGCGCCCTCACCGTCTGCGTCCACGAGGGCCGCAAGCTGGGTGCGGACTGAGGGTTTTTTCCTTGTCGGTGTGCTAAGATGAACCAATACTGCGCAACCACGCTGCGATTTCGAGCTCGGGAGGCCCGGCAACAATGGCACTGAGAATTCTGGCGATAGCCCTCTTTTCCACTTTGGCGGCTTGCACCTGGGGCGACAAGATCCTCAGCCAGCCGACGGAGGATCAT
Protein-coding sequences here:
- a CDS encoding tetratricopeptide repeat protein; protein product: MATAGGAPSRSVLALALVSALLLAAFLGLAAWLELSYDEAAAPPGVTLAIAIIEITPPSAPEPGPVAAAKPEPEPEPEVGPEAEPELEPKPEAVEKAPAAAPVPAPAEAALPISMAHGLPRHKPVQPIPARKPARKPAPAAAPPPPPPPPPALQLIVEPEDLTACREATDLAGKGLPERQVELYSRCIESGRLEPANLALAHGDRGTAYRELGRPEPAFSDFTRALEIEPGLAAGRLNVGDLLRADGRPRQAIVSYDRALELDPKLATAYSNRGLAYKMTGRNQRALDDFGRALDLKPDFAGAYFNRCSTLFDMQRYDEAIADCQQALSHGRDRRTNAQAHNNLGQAHKAKGEYARAVSQFQAAIDALPAYAAPYNNLAWLHATAADPAFRDGVEALRLAREAVSRREQADTVDTLAAAQVENRRYDEAVAQYLRAMRLGGADMVKAYQQDLRAKGCYHGDSEGSLTMELRRALTVCVHEGRKLGAD